The window ttataaacaaacaaaattattaatgtgCTGTTATTATAACTCATATACACATGTTTTGACTTGTATTCTTACTTAGATTATATTGTGAATTTTGGACATTAATATAAATGCTTGGTTTAGAATGTTGAGCATAATTGATTTGTGGTGAGATCTAGGATGATTGGAACAGAATTGAAAAAtgtgtataaaaataaatttgaagtatAATTGACAACTTGAAATCTTCGGAGAAACTCTGCTGAAATttcagtatataaaaaaaaaaacggtgtGCATAAACATGAATATATGTATTAGATCGGTTACATTTGGTCCAATAAACATGGTTATGTGTTTTTATTCGGTTAAATTGTGACTATTACACGGGTTGACCTTGGTAATTTTAATGCGGGTTTTGTTTCtcaatattagataaaaacattatttaatatGCATCTAGTTTTGAATTCATggttaatatctatttttttaaaagacatatTAGCCAtggttaaaatctatttttttagaagaCATATTAGCAAtggttatgtattttttttatacatttgaaactctttttgcTCCTAGCCATGATACAGCACATGCCAATGTGCTAGTAATTTAACCAAGTGGAATAGCAAATGATGCCTATAATAAGAAATTACGTTTGTTAAAAGATTTAGAATTTTCTAAAAACTTTTATAGCCTGAAATATGTTTCTATTTATGATTCAAAATTAAagtaattatctttttataaagGAAGGATCCACTAAGAGatgtataaaaataagatttaatggTTGATAGAATACCAAAATATTTCCTATTTGCTAATATTTCCTTCCTTTATTAGGTAAGATttgctctcttcttctttccacGATTTGCTCTCTAATTATGATCGTTAAATCATTATAAACTTTTCTTATTTCCTTTATTCTTCAATGAATTTTCATGGAAAAGCATTAACCATGTTTCGTGCAGTCAAATCCGAATTTTTTTCCTCCTTCTCAaacgtttatttatttatttattttattttcttgttttttttaatattttttttaatggaaaagcATCGACTGATGTTTTGAGTGGTCAATCCCAATGTTTAAATGTATTAAGATTAGTGTACAAATAtgtgatttaaatttaaaacaattattatataacttatttggattttttctattataccGTTAGTCAcccattattaataaataaatctcaATATTGCTAACATTTTTTatggaataaaataaatatggtaGCTACTTAGGTATCGTTAATCTTgtcatgaattatattttttcttcttgtcaGATAAATTTTcgagttgattttattttaagctaTTTACCATCATTacttaactctctctctctaaatatatatatttttttaaatgtgattcTTCCTATTCTACAACCTTTGAATAAATGGAAATAGATTTGGTATCAATCaataagcaaaaataataataataataataaaaataaatcatacttatTCGATTGTTTATATTTCAAACTATTATACCAGtacaaatttttaaaagttacttATTTACAAatctattattataaaattaaatactcATGTGTCTTTCTACTGCTAGGATTTTAGAAGACAAggaaaaatttaaataactcATTGATTTTAGAGACAAGCTGCTACATATAATATTTGCTTGaaaattaccataaaaaaaacaataagagtGCTAGGTAAAATACTACGGAGCAAGACTCAATGCATTGTTAATTGTtataatataatgattttttttcccttcataaTACAATCTAAAGAATTATAAATTGAGGGTTCAATTGGCATTAACAAATTGGATGAAGGTAAATTGGTCTCTTCACTCTTTTGTTTCAcattcaaattattaatttacccttaggataaaaaacaacttgGTATACATGGGCTTAttggttttttactttttttcagaacaattaaaagattaaattacctcttaaagaaaaaaaaactaaacttattGTGAGGGGTGTTTTTAACATTTCCAtcatgtggttttttttttattgttatactCATTTTGAATGAGAAACAAATCAgtcttttaacaaataaaaaatattataaaaaataaaaagtggttGCATTCAACAATGAGTGGACATCGTCTATGCTCTTTGAACGATGCGTGCAGGGATGTTTGAtggtaaaaaaatcaaccattgtgTCATCCAAAATATCTAGTGGCGACGTAGCTTACGTGGTAGTGCATGTGGTGAGATTCTTGGTAGtatgatgattaattttttttcttctctccttttttctctctctcctaacATTGGGATTCACATCAAaccttctaaaatttaattatgtcctcCAACTtgtatttaattcaattttggtccttattatttcaattgctatttgtgttgattttaatgattttttatttttttttcaatttcacatatgagcattttatttcatttaatatttgtatCAAACTtgttcctcattcttttgattgctatttttttatccattttctaatttgtttttcaattttatcccttaatattttatttcatttaatttttgtatccaattttagtcctcattctttagattgtttttttttttatcattttcttaatttattttgtttttcaattgagtcctaattattttgtttcatttaattattataccagatttggttctcattgttttgattgctatttgttttgtttttaattttttatgattgagaattttgcttcgCTATTCTTACATTTCTTCCTTCTATAGGGTAACCCTAGTCTCATGACTTAAGTCCTAGTTTTGAATATTAGCTCGGTTTAAGTTTGGTTTTATTATGGCCtttttacaaattgattttttttttaatttcatcatttgacattaggtTATTTGTCTTTGAGCTTGGTGAATTGTCCTACTTtgttttatgagattatcccgATCTTATATCCCGAGTAGTGGGTTAGtcgagttaacccaagttgacatagtttttcttttcttgatgttttttcatgaaattgattttttttttcattttcatcctgtTGCATTAAATTATTGCCCCTTGAACTTTGTGATTTAGCCATTTTCCTTTTTGTGGGGTTATTACAGGTGcaggttagtcaagttaactcgagttgacttgagttttttccagttttttttttattgatataactttggtctttttttcttttttctttttaaattatttttttcatctcgaTCTTATATTCTGGATCGTATGATTATTAAGTTATCCTAGGTTAACTAGAGTTATCATTGTCTGTACAtccttttttatgttagaaaaagtTTGACCCATCCCATAACGTAGCGTAGGCCACCTACCTAGTAATGACTATGATGAATGTTGATTTGATAGTGATGAAGTCGTGAACATTTCTGGCTGAATTAGTCTTTCCACGACTGTAATAATGGCCAGGTGGAATGGTTGGGCTTGACCACTGATCCATGAGTTTTCCTGCAAAAGAATTTCTTTATTGGAACATGAGATCTTTTGATGTTTAAGTTAATAAAAAGTATGAGGTAAATAAAGCACAAGAGAGTAGAGAACGAACATGTGAGAGTATATTTATGAATGTTGGGTGTTCTTTGTGAACATATTGGATTGCTAAATGATTGTTGGTGATTCTTGGAATTGTTGTATAGTTGCTTATTGTTATTGAAATTGTTGTATTGTTTCTTGTGGTTATTGGAAGTGTTGGACCGTTGCTTGTAGTTACAATAAGTGTTGGATAAAATTGTATATATTCTTACCTGATAACTAGATGTTTTTATATACCTTGATCACTTGTTATAACTATCTTGTGGTGTACAACTTGGCACAAGTGGAGCAATGATAGAGAGGCTTGTGGTAAGTGGAGAATACCATTGGTGGTGCTTGTTCCGTGGAGAGTGATACTGCATCCCCTCGTTGTGAGAGCAGAGTAAAGGTGTAAGTGTCTCGTGGTGAGTGGAGTTGTACGTGCTTCATGATGAATAGTGTCGCAGTACCTTAGTCATTGATTCTCATGccattggtaaaaaaaaatggtgattgagttttgaagatGGAAATTTAAGCTCAATGGTATAGTTGCCCTCAGTTGACGAATTTGTTCAAATAGATCATATTCTGATTAAAGTTTGTCAAATCAAATAAGGTGCAATTCAAAAACAGggactcttttctttttctttttgttttttttgtggggGGTAATTGGCAAGGTTTGGCATCAAGGAACTGCATGGACAATCGGCAATGGGAGACCGGTAAAATCTTGGACTGATGAGTGGATTGAGGGTTATGGCCCATTAATCAATCATCTAATCACGTGATTCCAGAGGAGACTCGCATGGAGACAGTTGCTGATATGGTGGATGAGAACAAGCAATGGAAATGGGAAGAGTTTGCCCATCTGTTGCCAGGAGGACACCTAGTCATGGTTTAGCAAGTTATTCAGCCCCATCAAATGATTTGGGAGAGGACCACATGTATTGGCGTCACTAGAAGAATGGTGAAAATCGGCGTATAATGCTCAAGGTAACGTGGGCGATCAACAGGCAGCTGGCACCACCATGGAAGCTTGTGTGCGTGAgggttaagatttttatttggcTACTTGTGCATAATAGGCTGATGACTAATGAGCGAAGAAATAAAAGACACATGGTGAACGACCCTTGTTGCCACCATTGCCCGTCAGTGGTGGAGTTGACTATGCATGTGTTAAGAAATTGTCATGACGCTCGTGAGGTGTGACATTTCTTTGATGTGGAGATGCACATGTGGCTTATTAGAAACTTGACATCTGATACGGAAATGGAAGAGTAGAAACCATAGAATTTCTGAGGTGGTGGATATGGCGTGTAGCAATCCAGTAGAGGCGATCAAGAGCATGGCTAATTAGTACTATTGAAAGCACGGGATTGGCTGCAAGTGTCATGAGATGGTTGAACGTATGGTTGTAGCAAAGGTAATCCAGGGGGAGCATGCAGAAGCTGGGGGTCTTATCAGAGATAGCATGGGCTCCTGGGTTCAGGGTTTTGCTATAAATACTGGAGTTTATTCTTCTGTAAGAGCGGAACTCCGGGCAGTCATCATAGGTTTGGAGCTGCCTTGATCGCTTGGAATTCGTCTTCTGGTGGTGAATCTTATCATGAAGCAGGAGATGCCAATTATGCTATGGTTACCAAGGCTCAGGAATTACTGTATAGAGAATGGACAGTCAAAGCGCCGCATGCATATAGAGAAGGGGATGCTGCTGCAGATTTGTTAGCTAAGCTAATTTTGGATTAACTAGAGATCAAACTAAGAAATACAAAACACtcgtattttttaatttattaagactGGCACTagtattcttaataaaaaagagaaacaaactaAGAAATGATGTCAAGATAAAATAGTTATGAAGAATGAAGAATCTAATGTAAGAATCCAACCCATGATTTTCCCTCTGGAATTTCTAAATCAATAGATCTTCGTACATGATTCTTACGTTGACTTCcttttttcaaaatctaaaagCCAAACTTCTCCCACAGGATTGAATGAAGACTGTAGGTTCTACAACTTAATTAGTTTAGATGGTGATTTCTATACCTTGACTGTACAAGCTCTAAGGTTTTGCATTGGAAGAAGAATCACCAATACAAGAAACAACAATTGCAGAAAATATGGTTCATATTTAGATCCGATGGACAGGGCAGGAATTTTCGATGAAGAGGGAGATTTACAGAGGTTGGTGTTAAAATAGTTATGAAGAATTCTCTTTTAACATCCAAGTGAGCAGCAGGAGAAGCAAGAAAACCAACTATTTCCTGCAGCCTTAGGGTTTGTTCCAGGGGTGGTTTCTGCAGGCTTTGGTGGCTCCTGTTGCGAGTGCTTCTCCGAGGGATGCTTCCCCGTCACCTCATGGAAAGAAGTTGTCCTTCCTGAAGTAGAATCGAATCTGAAACGAAGTTAAACATTAGCTTCAGGTATCTAGCCAATACAGGACAGGCAAACATCGGCAGACTTAGTACCTAGCAGAACTAAGAAATCTAAATGGTCTAATAATGGATGATAGGAAAAGGGTAGTTATGGCTATAAATCCGGAGTtccaaatttatgtttttaaaaaataacgttTCTTACAAGTTCAATTTCTTGCgacgaaataaaaaatcaaagtggaAAAGCAAGGAGAGAAAGGTGAGACGCAAGCATTTTGGTTGGGGTAGATGCTGGAAACAAAAACCATTTTATTCTGCATGGATACACAGTCAGGTAACTTACAGTGGGAATTGAAATGATCTGTTACTACTGGAGAAGGAGACTTGAACCTCCTCAACAGGAGGCATCATTTCCTGACAGCTAATTTTCTCTGTTGCAACCAGAACCTCCTTTTTGGTATTGATATCAGCTGTTGATTTAGGTTCCATTTCTTCAGAATCAgacaattctttttctttcacttcTGTTTCTATCgatatatttttgttctttctatcATTGCTCTCTACTTCAATGACAGGACTCAAGCTGGGTAAAGCATTGCTTGTCTCTTCAAACTTGGGGAGTTCTCCAGATTTATATAACATGAAAGCATTATCTCTTGAGAAGCTACCATTTCCCATGTAAATGCTGAACAACGATTCATTTGAAGTGACGCTCCACTCGGCAGGATTACTAGGCTTGGCAAAAATGGATGACGAGAGCCGATTTGGATCGTAGCCTGGCGTCACATTACTTTGAGGCGATGGTGGGGGCAATAGCTGTGTGCTAATAACCAGATTGTGGCTGGAAGCTTCTGCTGGAAATAAGGGTCCTCGTGATGATTCAACACCTGCTTGGTTTGGTTCGATAAAGGGATTGGCAGGATCATCCTTTTCGACCCCACCAGATCTTGCTGAAGATTCTGATGATGCGGAAGAACTTGAACTTTTGAGAGCAGGAATAGCATTTTCGTCAGCCATAACCTCGTAACTCTCTAAATGGTTGCTACTTCCCTCAGAATCTATTAAACGCTTGCTAGTTCCACCCAACTTATTGAAATTAAGCTCCCTGTGCTGTCTTGGAATAGGAATTCAAGCTGCAATCGAGAAGGGAAACATCTATATCAAATCTACAGCATATCTAGCACTTTTTACAGAATGAATGTCCCAAAACAAGTCGCTTTGTGTTGCATAATCAGCCAGTATAATAGAAGGAAAGGGCCATACTACCCAAGGCACGGAAAAATTCAGTAGAATCCTATGAACTTCTACACAAAACAGTAAACGGGCCATCTTTATCTAATTAATGTCCTAGAAAAACTTTGCAGCATCAACAACACGCAAATTCTTAATCACTTTAAATAGTTGTCAGTTTTAGCTTTGTCAACcacagaagaaaaagaaatctctttcttttcctgAAATTTCCTTGAAAAAATGCTGTTTTCAGTGCAAATAATCTGGagcataaacaatttttttttcttttcattttggaCAACTAGATTCTGTGCAAAACATCGttgaaaaaaacccaaattaacaaatacaaatatatgCATCAAACTcgtagagggaaaaaaaaccaacttgaATCTATCGATCACAATGTTGAATGAAAGACCTTCTCAATGTCTCGAAGAATGTGAACCAAAATTAACCCCCAAAAGCTCTGGCTATACAAATTCGCAtcccccccctctaaaaaaaaaaaacagaaaaaaaagaaattcagggtggggatttaattaatgaagaaaaggaagacaGAATTGATGCAGGGAAACGAGAGAGAGAGGTCTGGGGTTTACGTGTTGGAAAGGACAAAAAGGAAGGCTGAGAGAAAATCTCGGTGTTCTGTAGTAATTACAGGTGCTTAACTGACATTCAGgtgtcttttgttttatttatttatttattaacgaATTAGTTGTCATTTTCAACTGGCTAGTTCGTTATGACGACGTGTACTTGGAGGCTCTAACTAACTGTATATGCGGGAAATCAGAAGCTAGTTATTACAACTTGTGTACTTGACAACCTTTTTCTgcctatattatattatattatattgtcgttgcaaatttattaaatttctatataaatattgatatgGGTGTGTTTGTTCTTAATTAGTATTGTTCATGAAggagatttaatttttatcgatGTACAAAGCTCATTAAGAGATATTtcatataatgaaataaaaaaaaaccttttcatcatttaaaattttattttatattttattttttgtgatattaAAGCTTATTAATATTGATCTGGAGTAATTGATggaaaacttaattttattttaatgattagagggtaatattttattctacgttaaatattttataaatgaacatgtaaaatattttacatgaatttttttttgccatgtttgttaattaataatttaaaaatataataataataaaataatgataataataataacatattattatGATAATAGGTACTAAGAAATACATTCACGAGCATATTTTTTCAGTCCAGAAGCCCATTAATCAGCATAAGacgttgattgtttttttttttttaaaaaaaaaacttgagaagtcagttgatatttttatttttatatgttatttttttaatcatgtagaatatatcaattttaatgtGATTGTTAATTACTTACAAATATTTAACTTACATGTTACTCAATTTTAGCCCTCTCAAACACCCCTTTAATGCCCTCTAATGTTCAAATTGACAATTTCAcacaaagaaataaatatatagagagagggTACTTACGTAAATATGATGAGAAAGTCGAGGATAAGGTAACACAGGGAAGTAGAGGTTCAATTTAGCATGTCATCTCCACAACCTGACAATCTCTTACTATCTGTAATAcagggaaaaaataataatgctgAGAGTGCCGGGCAGTGCTTTGTCAATGGAGATAGCCTTCCACAAGCAGCTACTGATTACTAAAGTTGACAGTCTTGACTGTAAGCTCTACTCTCCTTTCTTCTCAAACTGCAACTTCATTCATATGCTAGCTACTTGAGCCTTTAATTGTGATTAAACATGTTAGgagtttgttttgttaattggaAGACAATCATTGGTATTTCTGGCTTGGTTTCACATGGTTCTTCATGCTTGTATAATCACTGTACATGTACTTGATTATAAGCAATGTTCGAGGATTTTACTGAGTTAGGTTCTGTTTGATTGCTAGTTCAACCCTCTATGCCTGCCAATCATCTCACTATCTCTAACATGAGCTCGTGAGGTTTGTGTAATCATTGAAATCTGGAAATGTTTGTTTGATTCTGAAACCTGGACTGTATAGTGTTGATTCCTGAGGACTACTCGAGAAGGAGATTTTTTGTTGCATCATGGAGCAGGAAgctatattaaataataattgatcTACGCTTTTCCTTGTATTAGGTTGAATTATACCGGAGAAATTAGGTGAAGAGAACACTGTTTGCCACTCACAGCCATCACTTGATGCTTTTTGATATAGTTTATCCGACCTTGCATCTCTAAATAATGTAATCAAAATaggaaaaattaagagaatgtAAATCAACGTTGCCATCCGGGCATTTCTTGCATGATCATGCAACCAAACTCCCAATCACCTTGGCTCATATCCACGTCTACCATCTCTACTCCTTTAGTTGCATCGTAGTTGTACTTACCTTGACTCTCGAGTTGCTCGATGATGGTTAATGAGGGCTGCCCTTAACATCTTCACCACCTTGGTCCAAGAGGTGCACCGCTTGATTCATTGTGAATCAATCGCCCATTACTTTGATCACTCCTTCCGTCTCAAATTCCGTTTGGTCTCCTTTTGACCTGGATTTCGTAACCAGTTTGATTTGATGGCATGTATAACTTATTCAAGAGGGAAATTTATGGTTAAGGCAAAGCCTACGTACGTTGGCATTAAAGACTTCCGGTCTATGTTCTGTCGCAATGTAAACAGAAATCGTTCTGACAAATTACTGGCAGTTTCATCCATTCTGATTAATTGTAGGTGACAATATAACGAGAAAGAGAAGTTCTGCACCATTTGTCCAAGTGAGTTCAGCAGACATTGCTGACAGTTCTTCTTTTATCCATCTCAAACTCCCCAATTTGATGAACCGACGTGGCAATTCTGTGAAGGTAACCGTTCTTCTCTTTCTGGCCATGCTTTCTGCATCCAATGCTAATCTTGTTTAAAACGACAATCAATGTGAAAAGGAGGAAGCATACGTGTTGAATTTTTGAGTTTACTAATCATGACTTGATCCTAAATGACAAGCCTTTTGATCATTGCATCTGGTTGATTTTCTTCGGGAGATCTaatcttgttttcttcttcttcttccagctcaagtacttctcttttttctttctctgttgACATTTAAGCAAGTTTAATAGTAGCCAAGCTATCaagtaaaagagaaaataacaaGTACCGAGTTTGTTGAGTACTAATGAGAATCTTTAACAACAAAATAAGTTGCGCTCGTATTTTTCCTTTATTGACTTTGTTAACATCTTAACCAAATGGAAACTAGGACATGATGTTCTAAGCAAACTGTCCTTGAAGGATGATACGTGCATCGCGCAGTGAAGCGCGAAAAGAACTCAGATTCGTGTAGTTGCGGCTGCAGTTGGCATGGGCCACCAGCCTTTTGTTATGCTGCCTTGCAccaacatacatttagcatagGTGCAAGCCTGTTTTTTGATTCACTGACTTTGTTTTTTGAGTCAGGTTTTTGGGGTGAGGAGGAGAAGGATACATCAGAAAACAGGAACTTATGTCCTTTTAGAACCTGGAGAAGATGAGAAATTTGTTTCTGAAGAAGAATTGAAGGCTGTACTTAAAGGCTATCTTGAGAATTGGCCAAGACCGACCTTGCCGCTAGACCTAGCAAAATTTGAAACCGTCGATGATGCTGCTTCTTTCCTGGTAAGTTCTGTTTGTGAACTTGAAATTGAtggagatgttggttcagtccaatgGTATGAAGTTCGTTTGGAGTGAGAGAAGAGTTCAAAATACGATTTTCGCTAGCTCAAACCAGGCCTAGATTCTTACGAACAACCGATTccatgtatgattttttttattatgttagaaCTCCTTCTGACACTGTAAAATTAAAGCTGGCTAACTCTAGTAGTTTGTTATCTTGGTGGACATTATATAGGATGCTGGCTCTGTCACATAATCTTCCAAATGCCGTGATTGCTGCGCTGCAATTGATGGTTTCTTTGGCTGTGAAAATTCCTCTGCCAAGCTGTTTTACATACACAGAGAAAAATCTATGTTGCAGAACGTCTTTTTTACTTTCCTAAAAGAAGCAAGTCATCTTGAATCGAACCTCATCTTGCCTATTTAATAATTCTCTGAAATGGGAAGGGCACGATGGTTTCTTTTCCATGACTACACATCTCATCTCATGAATATTCTCGTGACAGGAAAACAGGACTATTTATCCAGACAAATTCATGAAGTTCAAGAACCCATCTGATTACAAGAAACCGATCCATCTATCTGATATAGCTTTTTGTCTGCCAACATTTATATCTCAATTTTGAAAGCCGCCGCCACACCCTGAACTTCTACATCTTGAACCTGCTACgatgacaaaataaaatatttaattcatgcacccacaataaaaaataagaagaaaacaaacaacTTTATGGAACAAAAAATTACAGAATTTCCTACACTAAGAATTGGTATCTAATATCACAAAGTTTATATTATCCCCTAATTATAAATCTAATCAAGAAACCAATTAAGAAATTTAGCCATACCTTGGGCTGATTCAAACTTGGTGGCAAGAGAGCACCACCCTTTTTGTTTCTTGCAAGAAGGCCTTTTGTAATGGGTGAGATCATAAGATCAGTTGGGCTTCTATACCTTTCAGGGAACTTAAATGCCTTGGGAACTTGGAGATGATATGGGGCGCTACTTTTGCGCAGATCATTGCCTGCGTTCTCAGATTCTTGATCCATCTCTTGATCTTCCTTTGCTGGCGTTATGCAATCCAACATGGTGGGTTTGGATAGCATTAGACTCTTAAAAGGCGTTTCTTGCATATTCTCAGATTCTTGATCCATCTCTTGATCTTCCTTTGCTGGCGTTATGCAATCCAACATGGTGGGTTTGGATTGCATTAGACTCTTAAAAGGCGTTTCTTGCATATTCTCCACTGAATTGAGTACGTTCTCCATAGGTCAGTCGGCTCTGTAGCACTGAAAAAAGGGCCCCTCTTGTTTGACAAAAGAGATACTTAGgtgccaaaaaagaagaaaaggttgaagaacaaaaatgatACAGACCCAgttgaggggggggggggggggatcttCAAGAATTTCGAGATTGGATTTTATAGATGTGAAGAAAGTACTAGTGCATATATGAGTTTGCAACGGTACAATTGAGGGCTCTTTAGAGAAGTAGTAGTGAAGTACCGTTGCGACttgaaaagtttcaaatttTCTATGCTCTACCCAAAATGACAAATTGGATTTGAGCGGATTCAATTTTAGCCCATAGTGGGTCCAAAACAGATATGCCCAAGTCAGATTATCCTGCTGCCTTTTTgtgtatagttattaaacccggcccggcccggcgggtcgacccggtggctggaccggtccgggtttaataaaagaccggcTGTGACAACAGCCCGGCCAAACCCGGGCAACCCGGCCGGTCAACCCGGGACCCGGGCTAACCCGGACgagacccggtttttttttttttttcaaatgtgagatttgaaacccattagtatatatacactatgttcccatgaaaaaaaacaatgttttttcaatgtgggataaaaaaaccatttggtttaaatacttcaacttaaaaggataacataatatctttttaatgtgggatttgaagccctttcatatatatacactatgttccaatgaaaaaaaccatgttttttcaatgtgggataaaaaaccttttggtttaagtacttcaacttaaaaggataacaaagtatcttttcaatgtgggatttgaagccctttcatatatatactccatgttcccatgtaaaaaaccatgttt of the Populus nigra chromosome 7, ddPopNigr1.1, whole genome shotgun sequence genome contains:
- the LOC133698723 gene encoding uncharacterized protein LOC133698723 isoform X2, translated to MENVLNSVENMQETPFKSLMQSKPTMLDCITPAKEDQEMDQESENMQETPFKSLMLSKPTMLDCITPAKEDQEMDQESENAGNDLRKSSAPYHLQVPKAFKFPERYRSPTDLMISPITKGLLARNKKGGALLPPSLNQPKVQDVEVQGVAAAFKIEI
- the LOC133698723 gene encoding uncharacterized protein LOC133698723 isoform X1, which encodes MENVLNSVENMQETPFKSLMQSKPTMLDCITPAKEDQEMDQESENMQETPFKSLMLSKPTMLDCITPAKEDQEMDQESENAGNDLRKSSAPYHLQVPKAFKFPERYRSPTDLMISPITKGLLARNKKGGALLPPSLNQPKQVQDVEVQGVAAAFKIEI
- the LOC133698722 gene encoding protein CHLORORESPIRATORY REDUCTION 7, chloroplastic, coding for MLRVPGSALSMEIAFHKQLLITKVDSLDCDNITRKRSSAPFVQVSSADIADSSSFIHLKLPNLMNRRGNSVKVFGVRRRRIHQKTGTYVLLEPGEDEKFVSEEELKAVLKGYLENWPRPTLPLDLAKFETVDDAASFLVSSVCELEIDGDVGSVQWYEVRLE
- the LOC133698643 gene encoding uncharacterized protein LOC133698643, with protein sequence MLYKSGELPKFEETSNALPSLSPVIEVESNDRKNKNISIETEVKEKELSDSEEMEPKSTADINTKKEVLVATEKISCQEMMPPVEEVQVSFSSSNRSFQFPLFDSTSGRTTSFHEVTGKHPSEKHSQQEPPKPAETTPGTNPKAAGNSWFSCFSCCSLGC